From Pigmentibacter ruber, a single genomic window includes:
- a CDS encoding ExbD/TolR family protein: MVTAHFIVNKGMKLELPKATTAEQLENQKTFNISIGKSGEFMLDGKSTSVDELKTVARDATKNKAKVVAMISADKEAVYNSVVIVMDALRSEGVTDFALQLDPAIQKK; encoded by the coding sequence ATGGTTACTGCGCATTTTATTGTAAATAAAGGAATGAAGCTGGAGTTACCAAAAGCAACAACTGCAGAGCAGTTAGAAAATCAAAAGACTTTTAATATTTCAATAGGTAAGTCTGGTGAATTCATGTTAGATGGTAAATCAACATCTGTAGATGAATTAAAAACTGTTGCAAGAGATGCAACAAAAAATAAAGCAAAAGTCGTTGCCATGATTAGTGCTGATAAAGAAGCTGTTTATAATTCTGTTGTTATAGTTATGGATGCTCTTCGCTCTGAAGGCGTTACTGATTTTGCTCTCCAGCTTGATCCTGCAATCCAAAAAAAATAA
- a CDS encoding aldo/keto reductase, whose amino-acid sequence MNVLQGFATASTTRPSNQSLGRVFETRRRALYSGGPSVSPVGFGSYRIGYAKHLGFPQSGQALELAIRKGMNLIDTSSNYGFGQAELLIGKTLGKLINEEIITRENMVIVSKVGYVQGSNLELAKAKEQQLQPFPEMIKFGDEIWHCIHPEFIFDQVERSLNRMNISTIDVYLLHNPEYMLKKFELEGIEVEKAREIFFNRLRESFLALEKLVTLGKIKSYGISSNNLGAPAEEYASVSLKKVHEIALSISDQHHFKVVQFPLNWLEISPVFYDRDEIGETTLSYALKNNIGTMINRPFNAMFNDGLIRLTRPQVKPDELQQLDEGMKIGLQNWSKLAADLERLAKEQLEDVPGYDDATLSQFVISTLAWLPGVTSVLCGARKEEYVKDVEEALARPALTRAKELLYGIYENLEFTT is encoded by the coding sequence ATGAATGTACTTCAGGGATTTGCTACAGCATCTACAACAAGACCTTCCAATCAGTCACTGGGAAGAGTATTTGAAACGCGTCGAAGAGCATTGTATTCAGGCGGACCAAGCGTTTCTCCGGTAGGATTTGGTAGCTATAGAATTGGTTACGCAAAACATTTAGGATTCCCGCAATCAGGCCAAGCTTTAGAACTTGCCATCAGAAAGGGCATGAATTTAATTGATACAAGTTCAAATTATGGATTTGGGCAAGCTGAACTTCTTATTGGAAAAACGTTAGGAAAACTCATTAATGAAGAAATTATAACAAGAGAAAACATGGTTATTGTTTCTAAAGTTGGTTATGTCCAAGGTTCTAATCTTGAACTAGCCAAAGCGAAAGAACAACAACTTCAACCCTTTCCAGAAATGATTAAGTTTGGTGATGAAATATGGCATTGCATTCATCCTGAGTTTATTTTTGATCAAGTTGAACGCTCATTAAATAGAATGAATATTTCAACGATTGATGTATATCTTCTTCATAATCCAGAATATATGCTTAAAAAATTTGAGTTAGAAGGAATTGAAGTTGAAAAAGCAAGAGAAATATTTTTCAACCGTTTACGCGAAAGTTTTTTAGCATTGGAAAAATTAGTTACTTTAGGAAAAATAAAATCATATGGTATTAGTTCAAATAATTTAGGTGCTCCAGCTGAAGAATATGCATCTGTTTCTTTAAAAAAAGTACATGAAATTGCGCTTTCGATAAGTGATCAACATCACTTTAAAGTGGTGCAGTTTCCTCTTAACTGGCTAGAAATTTCCCCCGTATTTTATGACAGAGATGAAATTGGCGAAACAACTCTTTCCTATGCACTCAAAAATAATATTGGTACAATGATAAACAGACCATTTAATGCCATGTTCAATGATGGGCTCATTCGTTTAACTCGTCCACAAGTAAAACCTGATGAGTTACAACAGCTTGATGAAGGTATGAAGATTGGTTTGCAAAACTGGTCAAAGTTAGCAGCTGATTTAGAACGTTTGGCAAAAGAGCAATTGGAAGATGTGCCAGGTTATGATGATGCCACTTTGTCACAATTTGTTATTAGTACTTTAGCTTGGCTACCTGGGGTAACAAGTGTTTTATGTGGTGCAAGGAAAGAAGAATATGTAAAAGATGTGGAAGAAGCGCTCGCACGACCTGCATTAACTAGAGCTAAAGAACTTTTGTATGGTATTTACGAAAATTTAGAATTTACTACTTAA
- a CDS encoding MotA/TolQ/ExbB proton channel family protein: MNLTQEFLKFSLATGPQWVMYTLIVCSIVNVAIIIDRIIFFHKMRGDFPEFIKNLTQRLNSNESLEQTAAWCSGQKMLEANVAAVGLERGLDNLKASEESMNATMIAAKTRLEKGLVVLGTLGSNTPFLGLFGTIIGIIEAFHALSTSANPGPEVIMASISEALVATALGLLVAIPAVVAFNFFNRAIKKKMANTDATSRIVITHLGLAGSNSNSNKKKGN, translated from the coding sequence ATGAATCTTACCCAAGAATTCCTCAAATTTTCCCTAGCAACAGGTCCTCAATGGGTAATGTACACATTGATTGTATGCAGTATTGTTAATGTTGCGATCATCATTGATAGAATAATATTTTTCCATAAAATGCGTGGCGATTTTCCAGAATTTATTAAGAATCTTACTCAAAGATTAAATTCAAATGAGTCATTAGAACAAACTGCTGCTTGGTGCTCAGGGCAAAAAATGTTGGAAGCAAATGTTGCTGCTGTTGGTTTGGAAAGAGGATTGGATAATTTAAAAGCTTCTGAAGAATCTATGAATGCAACAATGATTGCTGCAAAAACAAGACTTGAAAAGGGACTAGTTGTACTTGGTACTTTAGGGAGCAATACGCCATTTTTAGGTCTTTTCGGTACAATTATCGGGATTATCGAAGCCTTTCATGCGTTATCTACTTCAGCAAATCCTGGTCCAGAAGTTATCATGGCTTCAATTTCAGAAGCTTTGGTCGCTACTGCATTAGGTTTGTTGGTTGCTATACCTGCTGTTGTTGCCTTCAACTTTTTTAATAGAGCAATAAAGAAAAAAATGGCTAATACAGATGCGACATCTAGAATTGTCATCACACATTTGGGTTTAGCAGGAAGTAACAGCAATAGTAACAAAAAGAAAGGTAACTAA
- a CDS encoding FtsX-like permease family protein — protein MNLLVRLSLNFLCKKNSKKLSFTSLVSIVGICFGLSAFLVVITVLNSFQNELKNIISSVNPNVTIYSPAGVTNPSKLIKELEEFIPAKVEKMSSFVYHESILSSGKETATVYIRAIEGTNSASAVHLNKYLYPENALNTLNVSSPLINKDRNTLSEGKLLEQLPHVILGKGLADSLEVKIGSVVTLMSFTSEYKKVGIRYNKLFVTGIMNSGLSEFDKKQVLMNYQDGVKLFGVDNWASGIEINLKNPDEAIIVANKLNIDLPYNVIAWQEIHAGLFEQIKRDGTAIKLIVLIISFVAGFNIVVTLGLTVMNRAKQIAILRALGAKKSLVISSFVMSGVILGLLGSTLGVVTGLGILKIFSGLSLGDFQKFYNIERIPVHIDVTLIVFAFFTSLILSFVGALYPAWKASKVSPMLGISQGN, from the coding sequence GTGAATCTTTTAGTTAGATTATCTCTTAATTTTTTATGCAAAAAAAACTCTAAAAAATTAAGTTTTACTTCTTTAGTTTCAATAGTTGGAATATGTTTTGGATTATCGGCTTTTTTAGTAGTTATTACAGTTTTGAATAGTTTTCAAAATGAATTAAAAAATATTATTTCCTCAGTAAATCCAAATGTAACAATTTATTCGCCAGCAGGAGTAACAAATCCTTCAAAATTGATTAAAGAATTAGAAGAATTTATTCCTGCAAAAGTAGAAAAAATGAGCAGTTTTGTTTATCACGAATCTATTCTAAGTAGTGGAAAAGAAACAGCAACTGTTTACATAAGAGCAATTGAAGGAACAAATTCAGCTTCAGCAGTTCATTTAAATAAATATTTATATCCTGAAAATGCTTTAAATACTTTAAACGTTTCTAGTCCATTGATAAATAAAGATCGTAATACATTAAGCGAAGGTAAACTGTTAGAACAACTACCGCACGTTATTTTAGGAAAAGGACTGGCAGATTCTTTGGAAGTTAAAATAGGAAGTGTTGTAACTTTAATGTCTTTTACATCTGAGTATAAAAAAGTCGGAATTCGTTATAATAAATTATTTGTGACAGGAATAATGAACTCTGGTTTATCTGAATTTGATAAGAAACAAGTTTTAATGAATTATCAAGATGGAGTAAAATTATTTGGTGTTGATAATTGGGCAAGTGGTATAGAAATAAATTTAAAAAACCCTGATGAAGCAATTATTGTAGCAAATAAATTAAATATTGATTTACCTTATAATGTTATAGCATGGCAAGAAATTCATGCAGGTCTTTTTGAACAAATAAAAAGAGATGGTACTGCAATAAAATTAATTGTTTTAATTATTTCATTTGTTGCTGGATTTAATATTGTAGTTACCTTAGGTTTAACAGTCATGAATAGAGCAAAACAAATTGCAATATTAAGAGCGTTAGGTGCAAAAAAATCCTTAGTTATTTCGTCTTTTGTCATGTCAGGAGTAATTTTAGGGCTATTAGGTTCAACATTAGGAGTTGTAACTGGATTAGGGATACTAAAGATTTTTTCAGGTTTATCTCTAGGTGACTTTCAAAAGTTTTATAATATAGAACGGATACCTGTGCACATCGATGTCACATTAATTGTATTTGCCTTTTTTACTTCTCTTATCTTATCGTTCGTAGGTGCTTTATATCCAGCTTGGAAGGCTTCAAAAGTTTCACCTATGCTTGGTATTAGTCAAGGCAATTAA